One stretch of Vulpes lagopus strain Blue_001 chromosome 12, ASM1834538v1, whole genome shotgun sequence DNA includes these proteins:
- the COPZ2 gene encoding coatomer subunit zeta-2 isoform X1: protein MQRPEAWPRPHPGEGAAAAQAGGPAPPVRAGEPAGLRLQEPSLYTIKAVFILDNDGHRLLAKYYDDTFPSLKEQMAFEKNVFNKTSRTDSEIAFFGGMTIVYKSSIDLFLYVVGSSNENELMLMSVLTCLFESLSHVLRKNVEKRWLLENMDGAFLVLDEIVDGGVILESDAQQVIQKVNFRADDSSLTEQSVAQVSLPRLILLFWNFLPRALTTSCCDS from the exons ATGCAGCGGCCGGAGGCCTGGCCACGTCCGCacccgggggagggggccgcggCGGCCCAGGCCGGGGGCCCGGCGCCGCCCGTCCGAGCCGGGGAGCCGGCGGGGCTGCGG TTGCAGGAACCTTCCCTCTACACCATCAAGGCTGTTTTCATCCTAGATAATGATGGACACCGCCTCCTGGCCAAG TATTATGATGATACATTCCCCTCCTTGAAAGAGCAGATGGCCTTCGAGAAAAATGTCTTCAACAAGACCAGCCGGACTGACA GTGAGATTGCATTTTTCGGGGGCATGACCATCGTCTACAAGAGCAGCATTGACCTCTTCCTGTATGTGGTGGGCTCCTCCAATGAGAATGAG CTGATGCTCATGTCTGTTCTCACCTGTCTGTTTGAGTCCCTGAGCCACGTGTTAAG GAAGAATGTGGAGAAGCGCTGGTTGCTGGAGAACATGGACGGAGCCTTCTTGGTGCTGGACGAGATTGTGGATGGCGG CGTGATTCTGGAGAGTGATGCTCAGCAAGTGATCCAGAAAGTGAATTTTAGG GCCGATGACAGCAGCCTGACTGAACAGAGTGTGGCCCAG GTCTCTCTGCCCAGACTAATCCTGCTTTTCTGGAACTTCCTGCCCAGGGCACTAACTACCTCCTGCTGTGACAGCTAA
- the COPZ2 gene encoding coatomer subunit zeta-2 isoform X4 — MQRPEAWPRPHPGEGAAAAQAGGPAPPVRAGEPAGLRLQEPSLYTIKAVFILDNDGHRLLAKYYDDTFPSLKEQMAFEKNVFNKTSRTDSEIAFFGGMTIVYKSSIDLFLYVVGSSNENELMLMSVLTCLFESLSHVLRKNVEKRWLLENMDGAFLVLDEIVDGGVILESDAQQVIQKVNFRADDSSLTEQSVAQVLQSAKEQIKWSLLK; from the exons ATGCAGCGGCCGGAGGCCTGGCCACGTCCGCacccgggggagggggccgcggCGGCCCAGGCCGGGGGCCCGGCGCCGCCCGTCCGAGCCGGGGAGCCGGCGGGGCTGCGG TTGCAGGAACCTTCCCTCTACACCATCAAGGCTGTTTTCATCCTAGATAATGATGGACACCGCCTCCTGGCCAAG TATTATGATGATACATTCCCCTCCTTGAAAGAGCAGATGGCCTTCGAGAAAAATGTCTTCAACAAGACCAGCCGGACTGACA GTGAGATTGCATTTTTCGGGGGCATGACCATCGTCTACAAGAGCAGCATTGACCTCTTCCTGTATGTGGTGGGCTCCTCCAATGAGAATGAG CTGATGCTCATGTCTGTTCTCACCTGTCTGTTTGAGTCCCTGAGCCACGTGTTAAG GAAGAATGTGGAGAAGCGCTGGTTGCTGGAGAACATGGACGGAGCCTTCTTGGTGCTGGACGAGATTGTGGATGGCGG CGTGATTCTGGAGAGTGATGCTCAGCAAGTGATCCAGAAAGTGAATTTTAGG GCCGATGACAGCAGCCTGACTGAACAGAGTGTGGCCCAG GTTCTTCAGTCTGCCAAGGAACAAATTAAATGGTCGTTACTGAAGTGA
- the COPZ2 gene encoding coatomer subunit zeta-2 isoform X2 gives MQRPEAWPRPHPGEGAAAAQAGGPAPPVRAGEPAGLREPSLYTIKAVFILDNDGHRLLAKYYDDTFPSLKEQMAFEKNVFNKTSRTDSEIAFFGGMTIVYKSSIDLFLYVVGSSNENELMLMSVLTCLFESLSHVLRKNVEKRWLLENMDGAFLVLDEIVDGGVILESDAQQVIQKVNFRADDSSLTEQSVAQVSLPRLILLFWNFLPRALTTSCCDS, from the exons ATGCAGCGGCCGGAGGCCTGGCCACGTCCGCacccgggggagggggccgcggCGGCCCAGGCCGGGGGCCCGGCGCCGCCCGTCCGAGCCGGGGAGCCGGCGGGGCTGCGG GAACCTTCCCTCTACACCATCAAGGCTGTTTTCATCCTAGATAATGATGGACACCGCCTCCTGGCCAAG TATTATGATGATACATTCCCCTCCTTGAAAGAGCAGATGGCCTTCGAGAAAAATGTCTTCAACAAGACCAGCCGGACTGACA GTGAGATTGCATTTTTCGGGGGCATGACCATCGTCTACAAGAGCAGCATTGACCTCTTCCTGTATGTGGTGGGCTCCTCCAATGAGAATGAG CTGATGCTCATGTCTGTTCTCACCTGTCTGTTTGAGTCCCTGAGCCACGTGTTAAG GAAGAATGTGGAGAAGCGCTGGTTGCTGGAGAACATGGACGGAGCCTTCTTGGTGCTGGACGAGATTGTGGATGGCGG CGTGATTCTGGAGAGTGATGCTCAGCAAGTGATCCAGAAAGTGAATTTTAGG GCCGATGACAGCAGCCTGACTGAACAGAGTGTGGCCCAG GTCTCTCTGCCCAGACTAATCCTGCTTTTCTGGAACTTCCTGCCCAGGGCACTAACTACCTCCTGCTGTGACAGCTAA
- the COPZ2 gene encoding coatomer subunit zeta-2 isoform X3, whose protein sequence is MQRPEAWPRPHPGEGAAAAQAGGPAPPVRAGEPAGLRLQEPSLYTIKAVFILDNDGHRLLAKYYDDTFPSLKEQMAFEKNVFNKTSRTDSEIAFFGGMTIVYKSSIDLFLYVVGSSNENELMLMSVLTCLFESLSHVLRKNVEKRWLLENMDGAFLVLDEIVDGGVILESDAQQVIQKVNFRADDSSLTEQSVAQFRVPAGVVKKPTTHQLPPWPHE, encoded by the exons ATGCAGCGGCCGGAGGCCTGGCCACGTCCGCacccgggggagggggccgcggCGGCCCAGGCCGGGGGCCCGGCGCCGCCCGTCCGAGCCGGGGAGCCGGCGGGGCTGCGG TTGCAGGAACCTTCCCTCTACACCATCAAGGCTGTTTTCATCCTAGATAATGATGGACACCGCCTCCTGGCCAAG TATTATGATGATACATTCCCCTCCTTGAAAGAGCAGATGGCCTTCGAGAAAAATGTCTTCAACAAGACCAGCCGGACTGACA GTGAGATTGCATTTTTCGGGGGCATGACCATCGTCTACAAGAGCAGCATTGACCTCTTCCTGTATGTGGTGGGCTCCTCCAATGAGAATGAG CTGATGCTCATGTCTGTTCTCACCTGTCTGTTTGAGTCCCTGAGCCACGTGTTAAG GAAGAATGTGGAGAAGCGCTGGTTGCTGGAGAACATGGACGGAGCCTTCTTGGTGCTGGACGAGATTGTGGATGGCGG CGTGATTCTGGAGAGTGATGCTCAGCAAGTGATCCAGAAAGTGAATTTTAGG GCCGATGACAGCAGCCTGACTGAACAGAGTGTGGCCCAG TTTAGGGTTCCTGCTGGAGTTGTTAAGAAACCGACCACTCACCAGTTGCCCCCTTGGCCCCACGAATGA